In Paenibacillus hexagrammi, the following are encoded in one genomic region:
- a CDS encoding SPFH domain-containing protein, with protein sequence MNETKAWSVNGFIGIILSLLGIGLGVLLLIQEWFVTGMIVVIIGILFSSTITIIQPNEASVITFFGKYAGTIRKSGLWLVIPFSTRKKISLRVRNFNSVKLKVNDVDGNPIEIAAVVVFRVVDTYKALFEVDNYHKFVEIQSETALRHVATKYPYDRYEGEGSSLRGNASEVAEELSQELQERLSVAGVEIMEARLTHLAYSTEIASAMLQRQQASAILSARQKIVEGAVGMVQMAISQLEADGLQLDEEKKAAMINNLLVAIVSDRSANPVINTGTLY encoded by the coding sequence ATGAATGAAACGAAAGCATGGTCAGTGAATGGTTTTATCGGTATCATCCTGTCTCTACTTGGTATTGGTCTTGGCGTGCTGCTTCTGATTCAGGAATGGTTTGTCACAGGCATGATCGTTGTCATTATAGGCATCCTCTTTAGCTCTACGATTACGATCATTCAACCTAACGAAGCCTCTGTCATCACTTTTTTCGGCAAATATGCGGGTACGATCAGAAAAAGCGGCTTGTGGCTCGTCATTCCGTTCTCGACCCGTAAGAAAATATCGCTTCGCGTTCGCAATTTTAACAGCGTCAAGTTAAAGGTCAATGATGTCGATGGGAACCCGATCGAGATCGCCGCCGTCGTCGTCTTTCGAGTTGTCGATACGTACAAAGCGCTGTTTGAAGTAGATAACTATCATAAATTTGTGGAGATTCAAAGCGAGACTGCTCTCCGGCATGTGGCGACCAAATATCCCTACGACCGCTATGAAGGGGAAGGCTCCTCTCTGCGCGGAAACGCCAGCGAAGTGGCTGAGGAGCTCAGCCAGGAGCTGCAGGAGAGGCTGTCTGTTGCAGGTGTGGAAATCATGGAAGCCCGGCTTACGCATTTGGCTTATTCCACCGAGATTGCAAGTGCCATGCTGCAGCGCCAGCAAGCCTCAGCCATCCTCTCTGCGCGACAAAAAATCGTAGAGGGCGCCGTAGGCATGGTGCAGATGGCCATCAGCCAACTGGAAGCCGATGGGCTGCAGCTCGATGAAGAGAAGAAAGCCGCCATGATTAACAATTTGCTCGTAGCCATTGTGTCCGACCGCTCGGCGAATCCGGTCATCAATACGGGCACCTTGTATTAA
- a CDS encoding polysaccharide biosynthesis C-terminal domain-containing protein — MKQVSHQTSRVLQLAILSGLPAVLVISIAARPLDLMLFGYEDSTYGLAHGPHMISLLTLSAMFQITMQTSGAVLMGMGRMRPLIVHVIIGLAIKLIGSFLLAQWLGIYGITISTGLCFIVMSWLNTRTIRKEVDFTILGRRSVGIALTVIVIAAVGLSVEWLTNANIHPFAWYRMNAVINSVIVCAVAGVLYPVMLMATRVVTKEDVQNFPAPLQKLIRKAGRLMGRA; from the coding sequence TTGAAGCAAGTCAGCCACCAGACCTCCCGAGTGCTTCAGCTTGCTATTTTGTCGGGCTTGCCGGCTGTTCTTGTGATCAGTATTGCGGCGAGACCACTTGATTTGATGCTTTTCGGGTATGAGGATTCTACATATGGATTGGCTCACGGACCACATATGATATCGCTGCTGACGTTGAGTGCGATGTTTCAGATCACCATGCAGACCTCAGGTGCTGTTCTCATGGGTATGGGACGCATGAGGCCGCTTATTGTGCATGTCATTATTGGCTTGGCCATCAAGCTGATCGGCAGCTTTCTCCTGGCCCAATGGCTTGGTATATATGGAATTACCATTTCAACAGGTCTGTGCTTTATCGTGATGAGCTGGCTGAATACCCGGACCATTCGTAAAGAAGTAGATTTCACGATTCTCGGACGACGCTCAGTAGGCATCGCATTGACGGTTATTGTAATCGCTGCGGTGGGTTTAAGCGTCGAATGGCTGACGAACGCAAATATTCATCCATTTGCTTGGTACCGAATGAACGCGGTCATCAATTCCGTCATCGTGTGCGCTGTAGCAGGTGTCTTATATCCGGTGATGCTGATGGCAACTCGCGTTGTAACGAAGGAAGATGTTCAGAACTTCCCGGCACCGCTGCAAAAGCTGATCCGTAAAGCCGGACGTTTGATGGGCCGGGCTTAG
- a CDS encoding oligosaccharide flippase family protein — MTKETKDSLVKGTLILTVAALVARFLGVFQRIPLVHLLGDAGNGSYSIAFSLYSALLVIATAGIPSALSKMISEKNALGRQAEAARIYKAAIWFAIGAGLFMTLLLYIGAPLYAETISHGGPDATLATRAIAPAMLMFPLIAIMRGYFQGRQNMMPNGISQVVEQIFRLITSIVLAYFLLKVSLGWAVAGASFGGVAGGAAALVVMIYFTVKLKKRDAAASKLAREQTAAAQSGPASTGAMPRYRDIYRGLFKLSIPIVVFSMMVPLVYLIDTSIITPLLEGAIGHKEALGLVGIMGARAQSLAGIPIILAIALSQSVVPIISAAYSKRI, encoded by the coding sequence TTGACAAAGGAAACAAAGGATTCACTCGTAAAAGGGACGCTCATTCTCACCGTGGCCGCGCTTGTAGCGCGGTTTCTCGGCGTTTTTCAGCGTATCCCGCTTGTACATTTGCTTGGGGATGCTGGCAATGGCAGTTATTCCATCGCATTCAGTCTTTATTCCGCGTTATTGGTCATCGCGACTGCGGGCATTCCCAGTGCGCTAAGCAAAATGATCTCGGAGAAAAACGCGCTCGGCAGACAAGCCGAAGCTGCGAGGATTTATAAAGCCGCAATTTGGTTCGCTATTGGCGCGGGCCTTTTTATGACGCTGCTTCTATACATAGGTGCGCCGCTTTATGCGGAAACCATCTCCCACGGGGGTCCGGATGCTACACTAGCGACCCGTGCCATTGCTCCGGCGATGCTGATGTTTCCGCTGATTGCCATTATGCGCGGTTACTTTCAAGGACGGCAAAACATGATGCCTAACGGCATTTCTCAGGTTGTCGAGCAGATTTTTCGCTTGATTACCTCCATTGTCCTTGCTTATTTCCTGCTGAAGGTCAGCCTGGGCTGGGCGGTGGCAGGAGCGTCCTTTGGCGGGGTAGCAGGAGGCGCCGCAGCGCTTGTCGTCATGATTTATTTTACCGTTAAGCTTAAAAAACGAGACGCAGCTGCTTCTAAGCTGGCGAGAGAGCAGACAGCGGCAGCTCAATCTGGACCCGCATCCACGGGGGCTATGCCTAGATACCGCGACATTTACCGCGGATTGTTCAAGCTCTCGATCCCGATCGTTGTTTTTTCCATGATGGTGCCTTTGGTGTATTTAATCGATACGTCCATTATTACGCCGCTGCTTGAGGGTGCAATTGGTCACAAAGAGGCTCTTGGACTGGTGGGGATTATGGGCGCTCGCGCCCAATCGCTTGCGGGGATTCCGATTATTCTAGCCATTGCGCTCAGCCAGTCCGTGGTGCCGATTATTTCCGCTGCTTATTCCAAAAGGATTTGA
- a CDS encoding ThuA domain-containing protein: protein MIRVTVWNENLHEQTHKEVQEVYPKGIHNAIAEGIADGAFEVRTATLEQPEHGLTQEVLDGTDVLIWWGHMGHDQVADEIVDRVQQRVLQGMGLIVLHSGHFSKIFKRLMGTSCDLKWREANEKERIWVVDPAHPIAEGLDQYFELEHEEMYGEHFDIPAPDELVFISWFEGGEVFRSGCTYHRGNGKVFYFRPGHETHPTYYNANVLKVIKNGIKWAAPVHGVRHYYGNHKPLETIQGK from the coding sequence ATGATACGGGTTACGGTATGGAATGAGAATTTGCATGAACAGACTCACAAGGAAGTTCAGGAGGTATATCCCAAAGGCATTCATAATGCGATAGCAGAAGGAATTGCCGATGGAGCGTTTGAGGTCCGCACAGCTACGCTTGAGCAGCCCGAGCACGGATTGACCCAAGAGGTGCTGGACGGCACAGATGTGCTCATCTGGTGGGGTCATATGGGGCATGACCAAGTCGCAGACGAAATCGTGGACCGCGTTCAGCAGAGAGTGCTTCAAGGGATGGGACTTATCGTTCTGCATTCCGGTCACTTCTCCAAAATCTTCAAGAGGCTGATGGGCACCTCGTGCGATCTCAAGTGGAGAGAAGCCAATGAGAAGGAACGAATCTGGGTCGTCGATCCCGCACATCCGATTGCAGAAGGGCTGGATCAGTATTTCGAGCTTGAGCATGAGGAAATGTACGGTGAGCATTTTGACATTCCGGCTCCGGATGAGCTGGTCTTCATCAGCTGGTTCGAGGGCGGAGAAGTGTTCCGCAGCGGCTGCACCTATCACAGAGGGAACGGCAAAGTCTTCTACTTCCGGCCCGGGCATGAAACTCATCCGACATATTATAACGCCAATGTGCTCAAAGTCATTAAGAACGGCATCAAGTGGGCCGCGCCCGTGCATGGCGTAAGACATTATTACGGCAATCACAAGCCGCTTGAAACAATTCAAGGTAAATAA
- a CDS encoding DUF456 domain-containing protein: MVVTGWILVILLFVVGMVGAVYPVLPGVLAIYGAFFVYGFMIGFEPFGIWFWLIQTLTVLIIIVADYAVSALGVKKFGGSKASVIGSTIGLIAGPFVIPAFGLILGPFIGAVLGEIIIGTNWKQAFKVGIGSVLGFFASTLVKIILQLGMIAVFFIWIFAH, from the coding sequence ATGGTAGTGACTGGCTGGATTTTGGTTATCCTATTATTTGTAGTGGGAATGGTCGGTGCCGTTTACCCGGTTCTGCCCGGTGTACTGGCGATCTACGGAGCCTTTTTTGTCTATGGCTTTATGATCGGGTTTGAGCCATTCGGTATTTGGTTCTGGCTGATCCAAACGTTGACCGTTCTGATCATCATTGTGGCGGATTATGCGGTAAGCGCACTGGGGGTTAAGAAGTTTGGCGGTTCCAAGGCATCTGTAATCGGAAGCACGATTGGCTTGATTGCCGGTCCGTTCGTCATTCCGGCTTTTGGTTTGATTCTCGGTCCTTTTATTGGAGCTGTTCTTGGTGAAATCATCATAGGAACGAACTGGAAACAAGCTTTTAAAGTGGGGATCGGCTCCGTTCTTGGTTTTTTTGCCAGTACCTTGGTGAAAATTATCCTGCAGCTAGGGATGATCGCTGTCTTCTTTATCTGGATCTTCGCCCACTAA
- a CDS encoding Cof-type HAD-IIB family hydrolase, with protein MGNYKLLALDMDGTLLTEAKEISEPNKEAIHTAIEAGVTVIFSTGRGVQSALPYVEELGLESPMVAVNGSEVWEAPGKLHQRTLLSADLVEKLHGIAIDLDSWWWAYAVDGVFNRDNWPDDLESHQWLKFGYYTENEPKLKKIRQTAESWGVFEITNSHPCNIELNPLGISKASGLEAVCKLLGITMSQVVAMGDSENDITMLQAAGLGVAMGNAQERVKGIADMTTVTNEEHAVAKIIHEVILK; from the coding sequence ATGGGAAACTACAAACTGCTGGCGCTCGACATGGATGGCACGCTTCTGACCGAAGCGAAAGAAATCAGCGAGCCGAATAAGGAAGCCATTCACACGGCGATCGAAGCTGGTGTAACGGTCATCTTTTCAACAGGACGCGGCGTACAGAGCGCTTTACCTTACGTAGAAGAGCTCGGTCTGGAATCCCCGATGGTAGCGGTGAACGGCAGCGAAGTGTGGGAAGCCCCGGGTAAGCTGCACCAGCGAACGCTCCTGTCCGCAGACCTCGTAGAGAAGCTGCACGGTATCGCCATCGACCTGGATTCCTGGTGGTGGGCGTACGCGGTAGACGGCGTATTCAACAGAGATAATTGGCCGGATGACCTAGAGAGCCACCAATGGCTGAAATTCGGCTATTATACGGAAAACGAACCGAAGCTGAAGAAAATTCGCCAAACGGCGGAGAGCTGGGGCGTCTTCGAAATCACCAACTCGCATCCTTGCAATATTGAGCTGAATCCTCTGGGAATCAGTAAAGCGAGCGGACTAGAAGCCGTATGCAAACTGCTGGGCATCACCATGTCTCAGGTTGTCGCTATGGGCGACAGCGAGAATGACATTACGATGCTTCAGGCTGCGGGGCTTGGCGTGGCAATGGGTAATGCGCAGGAGCGTGTCAAAGGCATTGCAGATATGACGACCGTAACCAATGAAGAACATGCTGTAGCGAAGATCATTCATGAGGTCATTCTCAAGTAA
- the asnB gene encoding asparagine synthase (glutamine-hydrolyzing), producing MCGIAGVVYFEDREPSIPMLEQMTNVIVHRGPNDSGFWTDNRVGLGFRRLSIIDIQEGHQPLTNEDDSVWIIFNGEIYNYKELRSMLQGRGHQFRTHSDTEVIVHMYEEYGEDCVKHLRGMFGFAIWDKKKKQLFAARDHFGIKPFYYHVNDRQFLFGSEIKSLLAAEGMNRLIHTDSLLNYLTFQYVPEPNTMFHGIQKLPPAHYVKVTFDGDMSIHKYWDPMFEPEDRPFDEYVEQIREKLKDSVAHHMVSDVERGCFLSSGIDSTAIATHMRNIEPIRTFSVGFEGPNNETPIAAQTAAALGTEHYDKIITRDDFFNTLPKAVWHQDEPVADPSAIALYHVAQLAREHVTVVLSGEGADELFGGYRIYREPLSLAPIERLPHSIKRMLNRFARVLPSGISGRNYLLRGTTPLEERFLGNAKIFTEDMKAEVLRLDSEMLRAYKNPQQIAADYYNMTKHLDPVSRMQYIDMNLWMPGDILMKADKMTMAHSLELRVPFLDKELYEVARRIPAKYRIANGTTKYIFRKAMEGIIPDFILNRPKLGFPVPLRQWVHGPMGDTLLEQIKASGIEDYINIGTVEKMLQKHRNGQGDFARRIWTIYIFALWHMTYMEELPKKAVFAH from the coding sequence ATGTGCGGTATTGCAGGTGTAGTGTATTTTGAAGATAGAGAACCGTCCATTCCAATGCTGGAGCAAATGACGAATGTGATCGTGCATCGAGGACCGAATGATTCCGGATTTTGGACGGATAATCGCGTCGGACTAGGCTTTCGCAGATTGTCTATTATTGACATCCAGGAAGGACATCAGCCATTAACCAATGAAGATGATTCCGTGTGGATTATATTTAACGGAGAAATTTATAACTATAAAGAGCTTCGAAGCATGCTGCAGGGGCGCGGTCATCAATTCCGCACACATAGCGACACAGAAGTCATCGTGCATATGTATGAGGAGTACGGTGAGGATTGCGTTAAGCACCTTCGTGGCATGTTCGGCTTTGCGATTTGGGATAAAAAGAAGAAGCAGCTGTTCGCAGCGCGCGACCATTTCGGCATTAAGCCGTTTTATTATCATGTCAATGACCGTCAATTCCTGTTTGGTTCCGAAATCAAGAGCTTGCTGGCAGCCGAAGGGATGAATCGTCTGATTCATACGGACAGCCTGCTGAATTACTTGACCTTTCAATATGTGCCTGAGCCCAACACGATGTTTCACGGCATCCAGAAGCTGCCTCCGGCCCATTATGTGAAGGTTACTTTCGACGGGGATATGTCTATACATAAGTATTGGGATCCAATGTTCGAACCGGAAGACCGTCCGTTCGATGAATATGTGGAACAAATTCGCGAGAAGCTGAAAGATTCCGTCGCCCACCATATGGTGAGCGATGTTGAGCGCGGCTGCTTCCTCTCGAGCGGTATCGATTCGACGGCTATTGCTACGCATATGCGCAACATCGAACCGATCCGTACGTTCTCGGTAGGCTTTGAAGGGCCGAACAACGAAACGCCGATCGCGGCTCAGACCGCTGCTGCGCTGGGTACGGAGCATTATGACAAAATCATCACACGTGATGATTTCTTCAACACGCTGCCTAAAGCGGTCTGGCACCAGGATGAGCCGGTAGCAGATCCTTCGGCGATTGCCCTCTACCACGTGGCTCAGCTGGCGCGCGAGCACGTAACCGTCGTGCTGTCCGGCGAGGGCGCTGACGAGCTGTTCGGCGGCTACCGCATCTACCGCGAGCCGCTGTCGCTGGCTCCGATCGAGCGTTTGCCGCATTCGATCAAGCGGATGCTGAACCGCTTTGCCAGAGTGCTGCCGAGCGGCATCTCCGGACGTAACTACTTGCTGCGCGGTACGACGCCGCTGGAGGAGCGCTTCCTCGGGAACGCGAAAATCTTCACCGAGGACATGAAGGCCGAGGTTCTGCGGTTGGACAGCGAGATGCTGCGCGCGTACAAGAATCCCCAGCAGATCGCTGCGGATTACTACAACATGACGAAGCATTTGGATCCGGTCAGCCGAATGCAGTACATCGATATGAACCTGTGGATGCCGGGCGATATCCTGATGAAAGCCGATAAGATGACGATGGCTCATTCCTTGGAGCTCCGCGTGCCGTTTCTCGACAAGGAGCTGTATGAAGTCGCCCGCCGCATTCCGGCGAAGTACCGCATCGCGAACGGGACGACCAAGTACATTTTCCGCAAAGCGATGGAGGGCATCATCCCGGACTTCATCCTGAACCGTCCGAAGCTTGGCTTCCCGGTGCCGCTTCGGCAGTGGGTGCACGGTCCAATGGGTGACACGCTGCTGGAGCAAATCAAAGCCAGCGGCATCGAGGATTACATCAACATCGGCACGGTTGAGAAAATGCTCCAGAAGCACCGCAATGGGCAGGGAGACTTCGCGCGCCGCATTTGGACGATCTACATCTTTGCCTTGTGGCATATGACTTATATGGAAGAGCTGCCGAAGAAGGCGGTCTTTGCTCATTAA
- a CDS encoding peptidoglycan D,D-transpeptidase FtsI family protein: protein MKSSSLMDDPKKQEITKKRHFSFRINIFFFVTFTLFSVLIVRLAILQFVQAKDLKAAENTNTNTTTKIAPIRGNIYDSNKSPLAYTIPIQSLFFRIEPGQQNKDEVIALATSLVNDVFNKYGKPDAKKLTPADVVLAMDLGYDIDKKETKAPSYYQVPRRIKADLSQEEIAYLLEHRDVYKWLEVNEESIRMYEKEEDNTTIATQLIGYLKSYNNQTSQDMYKDNPNSKEYLSSENVGFDGIERMYQDELRGTNGSKVYPVDAAMRIIGRATITAPVKGNNLYLTINKDIQKVAEKTIAEHIKYLTNPANNSDAYLKWGTKAASGFAVAMEVDTGRVVTMANYPDYDSNVWTGGILQSDYDQIGTFIANGSITTAKAKYPTEKENAKHPSSIVFMGSTIKPLSVLIGLKEKLFAASDTYYDSGSFSFGKTGSASTIRNSDSHPYGVLNASSAIEHSSNTYMSAMVGIPFYNKFGGENQAVTDKWAEYLAKFGLGVETGSGLPNENTGSNDFIRNAKKDSYQSAMVYASWGQNEKTTTLQLAQYAATLASRGKRMKPLFVDEIRTYEGDLVKKFEPEVLNDLTGEFSNNSDWNTIIHGMKSGAEGIDDLPFNVARKTGTSTQGVAGGTVENAVFIAFAPVEHPKLAVAVVVPEGGFGRYGASPIAAKIFQAYDEANDGILTKLGGGKKPW, encoded by the coding sequence ATGAAGTCATCATCATTGATGGATGACCCTAAGAAGCAGGAAATTACGAAGAAGCGGCACTTTTCCTTTCGAATTAATATCTTTTTCTTTGTTACGTTTACGCTTTTCTCCGTGTTGATCGTTCGTTTGGCTATACTGCAGTTCGTGCAGGCGAAGGATTTGAAGGCAGCAGAGAATACTAACACCAATACAACGACGAAGATCGCACCGATTCGCGGTAATATCTATGATTCCAATAAATCTCCGCTTGCCTATACGATTCCGATTCAGTCTTTATTTTTCCGGATTGAGCCAGGGCAGCAAAACAAAGATGAAGTCATTGCGCTAGCGACGAGCTTGGTCAATGACGTATTTAACAAATACGGCAAGCCGGATGCGAAAAAGCTGACCCCGGCAGATGTCGTGCTGGCCATGGATTTGGGCTATGACATTGACAAGAAGGAAACGAAAGCCCCTAGCTATTATCAAGTGCCGCGGCGAATCAAAGCGGATCTCTCCCAGGAAGAGATTGCCTACCTGCTGGAGCATCGCGATGTGTACAAATGGCTGGAAGTCAATGAAGAAAGTATTCGGATGTATGAGAAGGAAGAAGACAATACAACGATTGCTACACAGTTAATTGGCTATTTGAAGTCCTACAACAATCAAACCTCTCAGGACATGTACAAGGATAACCCGAATAGCAAAGAGTATCTAAGCTCGGAGAACGTAGGTTTTGATGGAATCGAGCGGATGTACCAGGATGAGCTCAGGGGAACCAATGGAAGCAAGGTATATCCGGTAGATGCGGCAATGAGAATTATCGGTAGAGCAACCATTACTGCGCCTGTCAAAGGGAATAACTTGTACCTGACGATCAATAAAGATATTCAGAAGGTTGCAGAGAAGACTATTGCGGAGCATATTAAATATTTGACCAATCCCGCAAATAACAGTGATGCATACTTGAAGTGGGGAACGAAAGCAGCATCTGGCTTTGCAGTAGCTATGGAGGTCGATACAGGCCGGGTGGTTACGATGGCCAATTACCCGGACTATGACTCCAACGTTTGGACTGGGGGTATCTTGCAAAGCGATTATGATCAAATCGGAACATTTATCGCCAATGGTTCCATAACGACTGCAAAAGCCAAGTACCCGACGGAAAAAGAAAACGCCAAGCATCCTTCCTCAATCGTATTTATGGGCTCTACGATTAAGCCTTTATCTGTACTAATCGGACTTAAGGAAAAGCTGTTCGCTGCTTCTGACACGTATTACGATTCCGGCTCTTTCAGCTTTGGTAAGACAGGAAGCGCAAGCACCATCCGAAACTCCGACAGTCACCCATACGGCGTTCTGAATGCTTCGAGTGCTATTGAACATTCCTCGAATACGTACATGTCTGCTATGGTCGGTATTCCTTTCTATAACAAATTTGGGGGAGAAAATCAGGCCGTCACCGATAAATGGGCGGAATATCTTGCAAAGTTCGGTCTTGGCGTCGAAACCGGAAGCGGACTTCCGAATGAAAACACCGGATCGAACGATTTTATCAGGAATGCTAAGAAGGATAGCTATCAATCCGCGATGGTCTACGCATCTTGGGGGCAGAATGAGAAAACGACAACCCTTCAGCTCGCGCAGTATGCTGCTACACTAGCAAGCCGAGGCAAGCGGATGAAGCCGCTGTTTGTGGACGAAATCCGGACGTATGAAGGGGATTTAGTGAAGAAATTCGAACCGGAAGTGCTCAATGACTTAACCGGGGAATTCTCCAACAATAGCGACTGGAACACAATCATTCATGGTATGAAGAGCGGAGCGGAAGGCATTGATGATCTGCCGTTCAACGTAGCTAGGAAAACAGGTACATCCACGCAAGGGGTAGCGGGCGGTACGGTTGAAAATGCGGTGTTCATCGCGTTCGCGCCGGTGGAGCATCCTAAGCTCGCTGTAGCTGTTGTTGTGCCGGAAGGCGGCTTCGGACGCTATGGAGCATCTCCGATTGCAGCAAAAATTTTCCAGGCATATGATGAAGCCAATGATGGAATCTTGACTAAGCTCGGCGGCGGTAAGAAGCCGTGGTAA
- a CDS encoding HAD-IA family hydrolase, with the protein MELYKYVLHKLDAHEAWTADEIHACCHELYDIYTAPAYYELFDDVIPCLERLRDLGLRLGVISNFAPTLKAILKSKGVYHFFDPVIVSTEVGLEKPDPAIFRLALKMANVEAKDVLYIGDHETNDIWAPNQEGIEAVKILRYDYHTGQGIRSLMELFDELEVRK; encoded by the coding sequence GTGGAATTGTACAAATATGTGCTTCATAAGCTGGATGCGCACGAAGCTTGGACAGCGGATGAAATCCACGCATGCTGCCATGAACTCTACGATATCTACACAGCTCCAGCCTATTATGAACTGTTTGACGATGTCATTCCATGCTTGGAGCGGCTTCGTGATCTGGGGCTCCGGCTTGGAGTGATCAGCAATTTTGCTCCGACCCTGAAAGCCATTTTGAAAAGTAAGGGGGTATATCATTTCTTTGACCCTGTCATTGTGTCTACCGAGGTTGGTTTGGAGAAGCCGGACCCCGCGATATTCCGCTTAGCGCTGAAGATGGCGAATGTGGAGGCCAAGGATGTGCTGTATATCGGCGATCACGAAACCAATGATATATGGGCTCCGAACCAAGAAGGAATCGAGGCTGTCAAAATATTGCGCTACGACTACCATACAGGCCAAGGCATTCGCTCTCTGATGGAATTGTTTGATGAACTTGAAGTCAGAAAGTAA
- a CDS encoding transglutaminase-like domain-containing protein, with amino-acid sequence MYYTVVTSVRDFPLLRFGVLFLLGYMIVKQGIQLLSDPLIRLFVASRDAAYRDGSRSFFSSLGGGLIGIVTGLARSLMVIAVLFIYVTFFPHSPLTSYIQASHMYQKGAEEVISPFTGDFIADKVPVFTRAVEDEFTNILQRRYEVLDAKIPDNISDAAKEITASAGTDEDKARLLYKWVGSRVQYDWEKVRLYEEDRIWKEQTPEDTFNSRKGVCIDYSRLYAQMARSVGLDVKVVTGLGYDGKGSYGPHAWNEVYLSETARWVPLDSTWVSSGGNWFNPPNFDQTHIREA; translated from the coding sequence GTGTATTACACCGTAGTCACCAGTGTGCGCGATTTTCCTCTGCTGCGCTTTGGCGTGCTGTTTTTATTGGGTTATATGATTGTCAAGCAGGGGATCCAGCTGTTGTCGGACCCGCTTATCCGTTTGTTTGTGGCTAGCCGCGATGCTGCGTATCGGGACGGCTCCAGGTCTTTCTTCAGCTCGCTGGGCGGCGGCTTGATTGGCATCGTAACGGGACTGGCTCGCTCGCTGATGGTGATTGCGGTGCTGTTTATTTATGTGACCTTTTTTCCGCATTCCCCTTTAACATCTTACATTCAGGCTTCTCATATGTATCAAAAGGGTGCGGAAGAAGTCATCTCGCCGTTTACCGGCGATTTTATCGCTGACAAGGTACCTGTATTCACCAGGGCTGTTGAGGATGAGTTCACCAACATTTTGCAGCGGCGATATGAAGTTCTGGATGCGAAAATCCCTGATAATATCTCAGATGCAGCCAAGGAAATTACGGCATCAGCCGGCACCGACGAAGACAAGGCCCGACTGTTGTACAAGTGGGTAGGCTCCAGAGTGCAGTATGATTGGGAAAAGGTCAGGCTTTACGAGGAGGATCGGATCTGGAAGGAACAAACACCGGAGGATACCTTCAACTCGCGCAAAGGGGTATGCATTGATTACTCCAGATTGTACGCGCAAATGGCTCGTTCCGTCGGACTTGACGTTAAAGTGGTCACGGGGCTGGGGTATGACGGGAAGGGCAGCTATGGTCCGCATGCCTGGAATGAAGTATATTTATCAGAAACCGCTCGCTGGGTACCGCTGGATTCGACTTGGGTATCAAGCGGCGGCAACTGGTTTAATCCGCCCAATTTCGATCAGACGCACATTAGAGAAGCATGA
- a CDS encoding toprim domain-containing protein codes for MSIVIIVEGKNDKSRLKRIVNDDILILCTYGTPSSLTLDSLKKKAGTRQVYLFTDNDSSGKRIRGLLRDTFPDAEQIYTRKGYAGVEGTPEEYLIQQLEKAGLEEYIVYPEPDPAFGATDY; via the coding sequence ATGTCGATAGTGATCATCGTAGAGGGAAAAAACGACAAAAGCCGTTTGAAGCGAATCGTCAATGACGACATTCTTATTCTCTGCACCTATGGAACGCCCAGCTCGCTCACCTTAGATTCACTTAAGAAAAAAGCCGGAACACGTCAGGTTTACCTATTTACCGACAATGACTCTTCTGGGAAAAGAATTCGCGGACTTCTGCGCGATACGTTCCCGGACGCTGAGCAGATCTACACTCGCAAGGGCTATGCCGGCGTTGAAGGCACCCCTGAGGAATACCTCATTCAGCAATTAGAAAAAGCAGGGCTGGAAGAGTACATTGTGTACCCAGAACCAGACCCTGCCTTTGGAGCGACCGATTATTAA